ggggtgtcgtgtgactgcttcaggggtgtcgtcaaaatatttcctattctgacatttcatatataaatactgtattttcgcgaccatacgggcgccgtgtggaaaggcctcagtcttgtgtcatttctgtatttgaaacacacacggcgcaccgaccgaaaaggcacacacacaagaacacacacacaaacgcacacaagCGTgccatttaaaaatacagcgggagcaaaacgttgtttgattgtaggctactttatttcagtttttacattaatcaaacccattaagtctcatcctctgtttctgcattaaagagctccgctaaatcagctgtgccagtccgaactcctcgctgtcagagtctcgttccgtgccgtgcggcgcctcggaaatgcacgcttttgcaaaagctcgcaaaatagtcccagcaaacacgttagcccacggatcaacaatccatctgcaaactgtggcataactggCCCGGCGTTGCttccactcctggagaaactaTTCTCCCTCTTAGTCATCCGTTGCTCACACGCCGcctgcagccttaaggctgatttatggttctgcgttaaccaacgcagaccttatggcgtagggtacgcggcgcactcaccgaacggtgcgcgtcgccgcgtagcctacgccgtcgattttacgcggaaccataaatctgcctttagTCACCCGCCCGAGACTCTCCTTTTATTCTCCCCACCAACCACCCGTGCGCTCCCTTTGCCAGCTCTCTggtgatctccctccagcagctgccactttattgaggtttttgtagtgaaatgaggaggaatcatagagataacttctcatttcaactaactggatcagccgttcctcatccatgactgtttcctacagcgcttttaacgcaggcggcaggaagaaaatataaGCAGGTCTACCGtccgaccaaagtggggaaaaaaacaacaaaataacggcgtgaggtgacgcaatgaaacagcgaacagctggagtgagcggcgtgttcgtggtgttaaagcagcaaacatgtcacatcattactgggatgtggggaaaagcagaggacacgagaaatgatcaaataggtaccagatcttgttggatccggcacaaattaagcccaaataagattaagataagattcttgttaggctatatcttattattttatcagaaccttccagcctggcgatctccctccagcagctgccactttattgaggttcttgtattgaaatgactgtttcctacagcgctttcaccttttttttccaactttcaaccggctttcaacgcgaccgacaggaagaaaatagaagcagggcgtgcgacaaaagtccagctcaaaacggcgcgccgcgtcgctcgcaaccagtatagacagtgcaaataaaacataaagcaatggaactgtttttgacgctgacgctcgctcgcgtcgcatgcagtgtggacacggtgtaagattcgcatttacagtcagagcgatgcagcgcggtttttaattatattttactctggggtgtcgtgagattttattcacctttgaaaggtgtcatgactgaaaaaaggttgagaaaggctgttttagacagattattaataggaaagcagtgagaatgcactttttccattccttgttgttgttaagcggaggtcaaccggaagtggctctttgttgaaatggttaccatggttacctcgggtacagcgccacctagcgtcacggagtcagtcatgctctggttacagtggcttattcaatctgattcagtctgatctcagaacagcatgtgtactcagacaagttgatccaatcttctgcatgtcattatctgatcagatctgcaaccagcttgaatcgctgcatgtgtacgTACTGAGTGTCACGGTTTTATCCACTGACCTCTTTCCTTCATCATTAAATTTGACAGGGAAGCCAAAACGCTCCCATACAGGGGATTTAAATGACACGGGCGTTCAAGCTCCGCCATTCTTCCACTCGCCATGGCCACACTATGTGTGGACTGAACATGcgcagaacttttttttttcttcataagaATTTTACGAGAAAAGAAACGTGATCCACTTGTGTGCTGAACCGAAGATATTGATCAGAACGGATTACAAATCAATGATAATCCGTTGCACCACTAGCACCTGTAAATAAGCCTAATATGGGCTTGGTATAAACAGATCACTGGCAAAACGCTCCAACTAAAATGGTTGCAATGCATGTGATGTATAAAAGCACTGTGAAACTCACTTTGTGTTGAAGAACATGAGCGTTGTGAGCAGTGTTGAGGGAGAATGAGCTCCCAGCTGTTTACATTCCCACAGCATTTCCTCCGTCACATGACTGGGGATAACATAACCTGGAGGCGAAGGGTGAAGAGAAGATTATCAAGAATTGGACTGATCTCAAACTGCTGCATGCTACTATACCACCTCCACATATGTCAatttaagtttatttctatagcataTTTAGCACAAGCTCAGTTGGCCAAAGTGCTGGTCGGGCTAAAACGAGATATATATATCACAAATCAactataaaaataagaaaataaaactgataaaacaatgtaaaagaataaaaacaaagcaaaacgaCAATATCTACTAAAATTATAAGAACAACAGTACTGTATTAAAACTGATGGAAAAGCCAATGCCAAAAGTTGACAATCATAGAAATTGATTAAGAAACCCCTTCCAGACAAACACTTGCTTTGCTCTGTTGAAATGCTGAATGAGCTGATATTAGGTATTTGTTGCTCATAAAggtaaacagcagaaaataataataaagctgATATGTTGATAAAACTGCGACTGATAAGACAGGAAAACTAGCCTTCATTATTTTCCAGTGCAGATTTATCTTTAGTTCCACAGTTTAATATCCAAATAAAGTATCAACTAAAAATATCTACAGTGACAATGTGTCACACTGTAAAATGGAAACTTAATGCTGAATTTTACAATCATGTTAGTCAAAGCTTTTCTAGGCGGTTTGTATTCCAACCAAAGAAGCAGCCCAAGCTCTGTTAATGTTTCATGAAGAATTATAGTGTTTGGTTAAATTTATACTTCACagaacacaataaaacatacaaattgCTTAAGAAACTCTTTCCAGACAAACACAGCAAATAGAGAGCAACAGAAACACTTTGTCTCAGTATATACTAGGGCTGTACCGCTGTAGTAACGTTACCATGGGATACATGACGCTACGCagcatcttctttttttaaatagccaAAAAACTCCCACAGCATGGTGGTGCTGTCCCTCTCAACTGAAGTTTCAGCTGATCCAGACTCTCACTGTTCTGTTTAACCAGAGGTCCTTGGGAACAGATTAAAGCGCAGCGTGAAAAGTTGATGCAGTGCTCCGCCCACTCTCGCATCACGTGCCCACTTTATAATCAATCACATTGCGATATTATCGTAAATGcgattaatcgttcagcccttgTATATACATGACGTAGGCGTTTCTATTTAACTATATTACAGTTTCACGTCATTGTGGGACAAAAACATTGCCACACCCACAGCGGTGTAGGTTTGAgcagttctgttttttttccacaggcatacaatatagaaaaaaaacaagaatagcAAGCACATTGTATTTGATAGATACATTTTGGTCATACCTAATGGATGAACAGATGGTCTCCATGGCTCCACGATTTGGTGCAGAGTCTGAGTGAAACGGGTGTAGTACTGATCTGAGAAAATGTCATCCACACGACCGTTATCGAACAGATACTGCAGGAAAAAGGTAGAATGACGCAACCCATCAGTGTTGACACATCAAAATTAAGTATCAACAAACATTTAGAAGCCCACTGTGTAGGATGGAGTGTTAGATCAATAAATATCTACTGTAGTAACATGATGATGCAACATGGCGAGGAAGGCATCCCACAGcacttttatacatttatattattcttattttcatTTACAATAAGAATTCATGAAAATATAGTTATTCATTTTACATTGTGCTCTGCCAACAAAATGACCAGGATTAAGAGTGTATCTGTTAGCATACATGAGAGGTACTCACTTTCTGTATGCACAAAAATACATAGTAAAGAACGTCGGCCTCATATGACTCCCCCTCCAGCCCTCGGGCCTGCGTCGTCATCATAGACAGACCCATGCAAAGCTCAGCCACTGCACATGATACCAAGTCCTCCTGGAAACGAAGTGCCTGTCGTCCTAAAAACAAACGCATAACACCACGGTGGGTTAAAAACAAAAGGCAGAAGGAGTGGCAATATACAGTCATGTCATGTGTAAACTTAAGTACTCCTCCTTTACATTCTAACTTTCCACAGCTTGTAGAACCACCAAATTAAACTCACCAGTTGCTGATACTGTTGTGGGggaattttgtcattttttttaagaatgttACTTCAGCCTATTGAAGTTTGCAGGCATTTGTTTATGCGCAGctctcttatggcgcttttatactagtacctactcagcgcgactctgCTCGCCACGCCCCGGTTTTGCGCTCTTCCActacgggtggaggcgggtcgaatagatactttttctgtatctattctgccgaggttctaagcgtgctgagtcggctgtatctgacatcatcacactacaggccaccgattggtcggggggcgtgGCCGTCAGACgcctgagtcaggaggaggaaatcagcgaaagcgcgactcgcggcttcttcattttattcgaccagcaatggcagcgcaaaaagtctgtttggtgattaaactttgaggtgcagatgttcataaacctggtggctgaggagagaattaaaagggatctagacggggaataaggaacgaccagatccaccaggagctctgtcacttcataactgctcacggctcccagctgacttttcagcagcgccaagaaaaacaaataacgaaaaaagaaaaagcgttgccgcttgaagcttctttcaatcattttttaacttgatattaaacacaagccacagacccagcagcacatttatcatctcctccaggttctacatctttagtgttgtcttctccgtttagatcacacaatcaaatacgtcacagcagcttcgctccaacctcctacttctcatctgggtgtctaaaaagaaacgagggcaaggtgagtggaggcgagaggaggcgtggcgagtcgcgctgagtaggtactagtttaAAAGCACCATTAATGTTCTGCCACagcattttcaaacagtttaaaGTCCACACTTCAACCAAACCACTGTAACACGTTGATTATTTcctttttagtttctttttttctgtccctTAGATCTGCTGGCATGGCTGGGATCACTGTATTTCTGTATGACTAAGTTTCAGACGAGGTTTTCTGTAGAACAGATGTATTTACATCTTACTATAAAATGATTTTGTATATACAGGAGTTCACGGTCAAGTCTTTAAGGTGCCACGGTCCTGTGGCAGCAAAACAAGTCGAAATTATTAACGCCCCAAACTTGTGCAGTCTCATATTTATACCTTAAAAAATACCAAGCCCTCGAGAGTCTGAGATTGAGCTCGagcctgtgttttgtttttcgaAGCAATTTTTGTAAAACATATATAActgtaaacattaaaaaaaaacaaaaaaaaaaaaccctaaggTTAAATTGATGATAACTGCTCCTGAGCTCCTACGTATTTTCGTGTTCTCCATTTCCAAAccattataaatgtatattcttACTTACGGCCTATTGGGGCAAGTTTATTCTGGTCCGATTTGTCCAACTCTACATTTTTCCGCTGAGCCCAAAGCCGCCACACGTCCAACCCCTCTTCTGGCTTCAGAGTGGCAGGGAGCAGAAGTTCTTGAACCTGCACTTGCTGCTGGACTTGACCATCTACCTCTGCTACCACTGTCTGACCCTGTGCAGACATAAAAACACTTGAACACTGTTCACTCAGCCAGTCTGTAGAAATACCTCTAGtcaacaaaatgaaaataaaatggtcaaatacCTGCGTTATTACCTGCAGCTGCTGTGCCTCCTGGGTTGTCAGCCCCTGTGTGTGCAGGACCTGCTGCTGTGGGTCCCAAATAAGGGATTGCGTAGTGTTGGAGTAGCCCTGTACTGCCACGGGGATGTGGATGTTTCCATTCATCAGCTGGGCAGGGAACAATGTGTTTGCAGCCAGTGTGTGCACGACTTCTTCCTGGCCACCCATTCCTCCCGAGCTTGTTATGCTGGAAACAGCCTGCACTGTCTGACTTTGACTAACAGCGCTTTTCAGCTTGTCATGTTCAACAGTAACTTGTGTTGGCATTGTGGTCATTGTTGTAGTGTTTGCCCCCGTGACCTGCACCGTCCCATAAGCCTCCTGGGGTATGGCAATGTGCGTGACCTGCTCACGGCCTCCAGACCCAGCAGGTGCAGAATAAACAGGGATGGTCCAGGTCTCCCCTGTGGGACTGGTGAGAGTACCTGTAGCGCTGTAAAGGTGGGAACTGTCCACAGTTAAGAGGTCTGGCCGTAGAGACACGTAGCTTTGCTGCTGGCCCTGGCCCTGAGGGATAGCCAAGACAGTGGCTACCTGTTGCCCAGGTAGGGCATAGGACACAGTGATGGGCATGTCGACTTTCCGCTTTTTGGCTGGCTGGAGGACGCCTACTCCCTGGGATGTGGCAGCTGCGGTCCCCATGAGTCTTCTCTCTACACCTTcctgctgctgggtcggggagAGGGCCCCTActgtctggatctggatctgctgTCCTCCTGCAACAGCGGCCACCAGCTGGGCTTGTAGCTAAAACACAATGAACGAAACATCAACAAAGAAATGGACTGGACACATAACACTGACGCCCTCTTCAGGAAGGGACAAAGCAGACTGCTCTTTCTGAGGCGTCTCAGATCCTCCTAAAGATCTTCTATCAGTCTACGGTAGCCAGTGCACTGTTCTTTGCTGTGGTGTGCGGGGGTGGTGGCATCAGGGCTGGCCAGGCCAGCAGACTCAACAAGCTGGTAAGGAAGGCCAGCTCTGTGGTCGGGCTGGAACTGGACAGTCTGGAGTCGGTGgcagagaggaggatgaaggaCAAAATCAAAGCCATCCTGGACAAGCCCTCTCACCCTCTCCATGACAAGCTGTGGCAGATGGGCAGCTCGTTCAGTCACCGGATCATCCCACCCAGGTGTAAAACGGAGCGTTTCAGGCGCTCGTTTGTAcctgctgccatcagactgcACAACAGCAGTGGGAACCATAGACTGTCACCACACCACACTCTCACCCCCCTGATACTCACATTACTCTCCCCCACcccaccgtttttcatcgtctctgctggacttggactcgattttatttataataagaCTGCAACTGCACACTATTCCTTTATACTATATTAGAATAACAGACTATTTAttatactgtactgtatgttTATAGTACATGtattcagtttacagtacacttgTTCAGTTCCAGTTTctttttactgtgtttttttatttttcatacttatcatttatcatttatttagtctgagttcatgttgtccgactttgagctgctgtagcACCCAAATCtcccctctggggatcaataaaggactatcttatctgaTGTTTTAAAAGCTGTTTGAATATTTGGTGATGAAATTTAATGTGACTGATGGCAACATTTGCAATTCCACGAcactgttgtgttgtttttgtgccaACCTGCTGGTGCTGTTCCTCTGTTAACTCCCCAGGCTGAATCAGCTGTGCGGTAGTGACTCCTTGCAGTTGCTGATGGGAGCCAGAAGGCACTTGGAGAACCTGGCCAAGCATCTGACCTTGGTGCTGGCCCtgaatctgaacctgaaaaTAAAGATTTTAGGAAAGCATGAAGTGATATACTGAAACAAGATAACCAATTATATTCAAAGATTTAACAGACATGCAGACCTGCACTATCTGTTGTTCTGTATTCTGTTGCACGGTCTGCTGCTGAGATGTGGGCTCTTGTAtttgctgttgctgctggaCTTGCACCTGTACCTGCACCAGAAGATATTGCCTGTCAGTGACCTTCGTTTTAGAGGAAGAGCTCTTTAAAGAGTGTTTTAAGAACATTAATGCTGGATTTCTGCAACAAAAACTACTTTAATCGAAGATCTGCCCTAGTAGTGTTGACATTCCTCTAAATTAACCAGTTCTGTTAAACTAAACTATCactatgtttttaaatcaaatttattcgtgtaattttcatttatacattttcaaatgaataattatgtaaaaccattataaacaaaagtaaaaatcaATAGCCAAATTATACCCCTATATTTGGATCCTGAGCAGTCAAGATGTCATTCATTTTCCAAACAATTCGAAAGATACAAATAATCGTATTAAGAATGTCTTTTTACTACAGGCAACATGTACAATGTGTGTTAACAAGGGAACAACACTTGCCAGGATTTTAAATGAGCATTAAAGAATTATAAATTGAAAACTATTTTCAACAAAATAAAGCAGCACTGATAGGTACTGTAagtattgactggataaaaacaaaaaaacaattgaaATCAATGACTAAAAGCACATGGCTCCTCACAGCTGCACTGTAAcaatttgtttgtgtgtaaaatgAGCCAATGCTACCTTCTCAACATATTTCCATCTTGATGAGTCACACTTCTGATCGCTCCCTACCCCTTAATAAAGCCATGACAGCCATATTTCCCTACACAAAATCATCATGGTTCTCAGATTTATATACGCCTTGTTATGCAATGCCAGTGACAAGACACACAATGCAAGTTTTTGGTTCTTATGCTGCTACAGGTCTGCCGCGCTACAATTTTGAGTTCAATttgatttttatataaaaacgcACTCAGCTGTCTATTCAATGACTGAccatgaaaaacatttttatagGACTGCAATAAGGCATCTTCTTGATATTAAACTAACTTTACTGACTGTAGCTGACATTCCCCCAAGATGACAAGCAAAACTCATTCATGGTTCAATAAAACTGACAAACACTTTTTTCATAACATTGTATACTTTTCTAGTACCTAATCCCAAAAATGCAATTTATCATATTAAAGATGTGGACCTAGCTAAATCCATCACAATATCCATCCATTAACTTCCACTTAACCGAAGTCAGGTCCCAGGGGCAATGaaccaattaaaaaaatacaatttaaaccTCATCATGCACAAGTTTAAAGTTAACCCCAGTATATTTTTGACAGCAGATTGAAGTTTTGGAGCAATGGATTCAAATCGGTTcaagtttatacattttatgttttttttttttttataaaacattGATATTTAGTGATGCATACTTTAGAGTGAAATTGTAATATTTGGTTTATTTAGCCAGCATAATATGTTTGTTACCGGGCATGCCAGCTCCAACAGTGACCCTGCCACCTCAGTGCTATCTGTGTAGATGCAGTTGGCCTCTTGTTGGTAAACCATggtggtagtggtggtggtggcgTCTCCACTCTGCTGGCTGAACTCCTGCAGGGCATCTGGACCTTTGCTGGCCAGCGTCTCCAGGAACTCCTTCATGCGGTGCTGAGGGATGCTCCGGGCTTTCTGCCTCACCAGCTCTTCATAAGAGCCTGTACCATCCATGGAGTTGTTCATCGCTGCAGCCAGTGCTCTCTTATTAAATTAACCCTAAAGGAAGGGGGGGAAATAAAATAACCTTAAATCACTATTTCAAATTTTAGTTACTCTctccaattaaaaacaaatatgaaatTATTCTCGGTTTGAATTAAACACGCCAATAAAACGTATACTCCACTGAGGTGGGTGAATGTAAGGCAAGAAAACACCACAAACAGTGCGTTGACAGCAGCCTGACCTCGAGCTTGTTGACCAGTCAAACACAGACGGATCTTAAGAGGAAAGGGTTAATCCTGCTGAGTAAACGAGCTGGGACAAAAGCGCGGTCACTTTACAAATCTGACACAGCAACGTTGACACACACGCAGCTGCAGTATAAAACACGCACGTTTGAGTCGTTTGTTGCGTTGTGGTCAAACATGTGAGTATGATTTCAATAACAGCGAATCAAACAGATGATTACACAACATGGTGCACGGCTAAagcgtgatttatggttccgcgttacgtaGACGCAGAGCcacacggcgtaggctctgcgtcgacgtaacgcagaaccataaatcagccttaactagCCGCGTGTTGTTTGCACATTAAATCATTAATTAGGATGCACTTGTGCCCACAAGCGACGAGCCTAATTCCGTAGCAAATTGCAACTGTATTCAAAACGATGGCCCTGCATCTATTCATGTGTGATGGCAACGTTACAccgacatcttttttttatgtctccAGTGCTAACATGCTAACGTTAGCAGGCGCGTTAACTACCTCTCTCTTAAATGGGTCGAGGTCTCAGCAGCCCCCCTAGCCCTCCTTTACGCCCTTGAAGTGGCGCTCCTCTTCCGAGAAGCACGAAATCAAatgctgtgtgtgttttttgataGTTATTTCTCCTTTTATCGCTGTTTTTCTTGGCTGGCTCGCTCTGCTCCTTCTTTCTCCACAGCACTCATATTTCGCTGGGCGCCATCTTACACCAGTCTCCTCCGACCAATCAGCGACCGACTTCTAGCTCGTTCGTACTCTCGCGCTATTTCCGACACGTTATACCGCGATAACTGATGCCTGCACGGCAGTCTTTTAAAGACAACTCACACAGCCGAAGTTGCCAACAAAATGGGGTAGATGTCAGTCCACCTTAAAACGCAGTTATGCCAGGGAGACGCTCCTAATGGTTCATTGGCTTCTTAATCTTTTAAGGTGATCCCGAGGAGATCGGCTGAATATGTTGGTGGTGCCCGGGAAGCCTTGGACAGTTGAGGGTTAATTCCCACGCATCAGCCTGGCAACGTGTGAACCTACACTGAATAAGGTTATGGACCATATACGTTCATAATAAgttatttcttaaaaaaaaaaaaaaaaaaaaaaaaaaacacacaaaaatgattaaaagaaaaaaaagggataaGGTAAAAATTAGTTTACAACATACAAatgatgtaaaagaaaaaaagttgaatggaCCCTGAATTGAGTACATATTTATTATCATATTTATTATATCAAAACATGTACATCCTCACTTCACACCATGACCAGAATTTTCCaatattatttattgttttgtccAAGCCAAAGGTGTTCTTTGGTTCTTAAAAACACATGGTGGGGCCTGGCATTGACGCACCATCTTAGTAAGAAAGTCTAATATGGCATATGAAAGCATCTCCTTTATGCAACATCAGCTGTGAGTCAATATAAAATTACACTAAGGGTTCTTCTTGAACAGAGCTCTGAGTTGCATGTATTCAAAAAAAGAACAGCCGGTATTGCAgtaaaaatggaaaataaatataaaatatgtatatttggaaaaaagaaaagaaaaatcaaatggTGTCTTTAATGCTGAATGGTTAAGCACTGGGACAGATTGCAAGCGACCCAGCAGTACTAGGCTTTGTTGTAGGTTTTttggataaaaagaaaaaaagaaaagtgaattcACAAGAATTGTAaattataaggaaaaaaaaaaacagcatcaaaTGTGACTTAGTTTTGCTGACATTACATAATAAGTGATGCAAACCATTTGGACGTAGGCTACCAGTCGAGAGTTTGGATGCATTTTCCCATTCAAAAGGCATGGAAAAGTGTGTCCTTTGACTGGCAGTGTACATCTGAAGGCTCATGGGAAGTAGGAAGCACATCTTGATCTTGATCAGATCTTCCCAGGGTCCTCTTTGAGAGTGACGGTCCTGTTGAAGATGAGCTGCAGTGAAAGACAAGATTACAGTTGCAGTTGGAGCTCATTATGGCAAAGCTTttaatccaaattaatttaagaaatcatttttcaaattcacttaaaacaaaatcTCTACCGAGGGACTGCTCCCAACAGAAAACTGTTTCAAAAATGAATATGTCTTTGTGTACCTTATCAGCAGTGCTATCAGGGTCCAGGGAGAAGTAGCCAACTCTCTCAAACTGGAATTTGTCAAAAACTTTTGCTCCTTTGACTGAGGTATCCACAAAGGCACGGCTGATCACCTGCAGGGAATGCTAAATAACAACGGAGAGGACATAATCAAACTGTGTCTGTTGCATCTCCTCAGTTAATCCGAACAAGACGTTCCCACTACTCACAGGGTTGATGTCGCTCAAGAAGCCACTAGGCACTTCAGATGGATCCTCTGGATGTTTGTGCATGAAGCTGAAGCATGAAGATGGGGACACATTTTAGTTGAGTCAGTTTTATAGACGGAGAGTTAGTTCCTACAGTGATTGTTTGGGACTTACAGCCTTTCATATAGACGCACTTCACACGCCAGTGGCTGGCTGACCCAGTGGATGAAGGCCTTTGGTTTCTCTGCCGTTTCAGAACCGCAGCACGTCACCTCCAGCTCCACCACTTTACCCTGAGAGTCCTGAGAAAACGGGGAAGAaagcaggacttggaccagaataTACATGAAATGATACGTTGTCAAGatttgtaataattgctcgggggtcatgttctgggtctctgggaagcgcctagagacaacttctgttgtaatagatgctatataaataaaattgaattgaaatcaaGAGATACCTCAAGATCGATGACATGAACATAGAGGCTAACAGTCATTAATCATCACCCAATGGCACTTTGAGATTTCTTGATTGAGATgccctttttgtttttccagttaAATGATGCGCCTCAAGAATTCTCCACAGTAACATGGAAATAACAATTTGTAGCTACTGGCCCGCACTACCTGTGTTTAATCAATAGGGGCCAGGTAAATACCAAACAAATCAGGACTTTCAACAAATGAAACCAACTACATGtataatttttcttctttagtTGAGATCAAAAGCTACAAGCTACA
This is a stretch of genomic DNA from Cololabis saira isolate AMF1-May2022 chromosome 12, fColSai1.1, whole genome shotgun sequence. It encodes these proteins:
- the LOC133457046 gene encoding transcriptional regulator QRICH1-like isoform X2, whose protein sequence is MNNSMDGTGSYEELVRQKARSIPQHRMKEFLETLASKGPDALQEFSQQSGDATTTTTTMVYQQEANCIYTDSTEVAGSLLELACPVQVQVQQQQQIQEPTSQQQTVQQNTEQQIVQVQIQGQHQGQMLGQVLQVPSGSHQQLQGVTTAQLIQPGELTEEQHQQLQAQLVAAVAGGQQIQIQTVGALSPTQQQEGVERRLMGTAAATSQGVGVLQPAKKRKVDMPITVSYALPGQQVATVLAIPQGQGQQQSYVSLRPDLLTVDSSHLYSATGTLTSPTGETWTIPVYSAPAGSGGREQVTHIAIPQEAYGTVQVTGANTTTMTTMPTQVTVEHDKLKSAVSQSQTVQAVSSITSSGGMGGQEEVVHTLAANTLFPAQLMNGNIHIPVAVQGYSNTTQSLIWDPQQQVLHTQGLTTQEAQQLQGQTVVAEVDGQVQQQVQVQELLLPATLKPEEGLDVWRLWAQRKNVELDKSDQNKLAPIGRRQALRFQEDLVSCAVAELCMGLSMMTTQARGLEGESYEADVLYYVFLCIQKYLFDNGRVDDIFSDQYYTRFTQTLHQIVEPWRPSVHPLGYVIPSHVTEEMLWECKQLGAHSPSTLLTTLMFFNTKYFSLRTVEMHLKVAFSKVLRHTRKSPSNPKDKSTSIRYLKSTERFIGQKVTDDMYAEQLEDPENPLRCPIKLYDFYLFKCPQSAKGRNDTFYLTPEPVVAPNSPIWYSTQPIPKEQLEQMLSRILIVREIQEAINMSESVH
- the LOC133457046 gene encoding transcriptional regulator QRICH1-like isoform X3 codes for the protein MNNSMDGTGSYEELVRQKARSIPQHRMKEFLETLASKGPDALQEFSQQSGDATTTTTTMVYQQEANCIYTDSTEVAGSLLELACPVQIQGQHQGQMLGQVLQVPSGSHQQLQGVTTAQLIQPGELTEEQHQQLQAQLVAAVAGGQQIQIQTVGALSPTQQQEGVERRLMGTAAATSQGVGVLQPAKKRKVDMPITVSYALPGQQVATVLAIPQGQGQQQSYVSLRPDLLTVDSSHLYSATGTLTSPTGETWTIPVYSAPAGSGGREQVTHIAIPQEAYGTVQVTGANTTTMTTMPTQVTVEHDKLKSAVSQSQTVQAVSSITSSGGMGGQEEVVHTLAANTLFPAQLMNGNIHIPVAVQGYSNTTQSLIWDPQQQVLHTQGLTTQEAQQLQVITQGQTVVAEVDGQVQQQVQVQELLLPATLKPEEGLDVWRLWAQRKNVELDKSDQNKLAPIGRRQALRFQEDLVSCAVAELCMGLSMMTTQARGLEGESYEADVLYYVFLCIQKYLFDNGRVDDIFSDQYYTRFTQTLHQIVEPWRPSVHPLGYVIPSHVTEEMLWECKQLGAHSPSTLLTTLMFFNTKYFSLRTVEMHLKVAFSKVLRHTRKSPSNPKDKSTSIRYLKSTERFIGQKVTDDMYAEQLEDPENPLRCPIKLYDFYLFKCPQSAKGRNDTFYLTPEPVVAPNSPIWYSTQPIPKEQLEQMLSRILIVREIQEAINMSESVH
- the LOC133457046 gene encoding transcriptional regulator QRICH1-like isoform X1; its protein translation is MNNSMDGTGSYEELVRQKARSIPQHRMKEFLETLASKGPDALQEFSQQSGDATTTTTTMVYQQEANCIYTDSTEVAGSLLELACPVQVQVQQQQQIQEPTSQQQTVQQNTEQQIVQVQIQGQHQGQMLGQVLQVPSGSHQQLQGVTTAQLIQPGELTEEQHQQLQAQLVAAVAGGQQIQIQTVGALSPTQQQEGVERRLMGTAAATSQGVGVLQPAKKRKVDMPITVSYALPGQQVATVLAIPQGQGQQQSYVSLRPDLLTVDSSHLYSATGTLTSPTGETWTIPVYSAPAGSGGREQVTHIAIPQEAYGTVQVTGANTTTMTTMPTQVTVEHDKLKSAVSQSQTVQAVSSITSSGGMGGQEEVVHTLAANTLFPAQLMNGNIHIPVAVQGYSNTTQSLIWDPQQQVLHTQGLTTQEAQQLQVITQGQTVVAEVDGQVQQQVQVQELLLPATLKPEEGLDVWRLWAQRKNVELDKSDQNKLAPIGRRQALRFQEDLVSCAVAELCMGLSMMTTQARGLEGESYEADVLYYVFLCIQKYLFDNGRVDDIFSDQYYTRFTQTLHQIVEPWRPSVHPLGYVIPSHVTEEMLWECKQLGAHSPSTLLTTLMFFNTKYFSLRTVEMHLKVAFSKVLRHTRKSPSNPKDKSTSIRYLKSTERFIGQKVTDDMYAEQLEDPENPLRCPIKLYDFYLFKCPQSAKGRNDTFYLTPEPVVAPNSPIWYSTQPIPKEQLEQMLSRILIVREIQEAINMSESVH